The Candidatus Methylomirabilota bacterium genome contains the following window.
CCGTTCGGGGGAAGTCTTCGCGCTCATCGAGGCGAAGCAGAAGCTGGTCGCGCCGCTGCTGGCGACCATGCTACGGTCTGCCGCGACGGCGGGGTTCATCCCGAACCGACACGAACCGGTGACGGATGAGAATCACCGGGTAGCTCGCATCATCCGCACAGTTCATCGCGGACAGCCAGCCGGTGGTGCGTGTGTCGAGGCAGCGCGTTGCGGGAGAGATCGAGAGAGCCGGAGGTTCGAGGGCGCGCAATGCTCGAGGTCCGCGATCTCTCGGTGGCCTATGGCGATTTGAGGGTGCTGTGGGGCATCGGCTTCACGGTCCGCCAGGGCGAGCTGGTCGCGCTCATCGGTCCCAACGGAAGCGGCAAGAGCACCACGCTCAAGGCGATCGCCGGGCTCATCGACGTCGAGGAGGGGACGATCACCCTGGACGGGATCTCGCTCCTCGGCGAGCCGCCCTACAGGCGGATCCGCCGGGGGCTCTGCCTCGTGCCCGAAGGGCGCGGCCTCTTCCCGGCGATGACCGTCGAGGAAAATCTGGAGCTGGGGGGCTTCGCGGTCCCGCCGCCGGAGGGGCTGGCGCGCGCGGTCGAGCGGATCTACGCCCTCTTCCCGATCCTCGCCGAACGGCGGCGTCAGCTCGCCGGCGCGCTCTCGGGGGGCGAGCAGCAGATGCTGGCCATCGGGATGGGGCTCGTCTCCCGCCCGCGGCTCCTCGTCCTGGACGAGCCCTCGCTCGGCCTCGCCCCCCTCGTGGTGGACCGTCTCTACGAGACGATCGCGCGGCTCCGGCGAGAGGGGTTGACCATCCTCCTGGTGGAGCAGCAAGTCTTCCTGACCCTCGAGCTCGCCGACCGCGCCTACGTCATGGAGACCGGCCGCATCCGGCAAGAGGGCAGCGGACGCGCGCTGCTGGCCGATCCGCACGTGCAAGCGGCGTATCTCGGCGTGGCGTCGCCGGCGGGATGAAGCCACGCGTGCCCCGGCCAGCCCACTCACGGCTCGAGCCGGTCTGGCGCCGTCGCTACAAATGACCCTCCAGACGCTGCTCGATCTCGTCCTCGGCGGGGTCTCGCTGGGGGGCATCTACGCCCTGGTCGCCTTCACGCTCTCGCTCTCGCTGGCCACCACGCACGTCCTGAACGTCGCCCACGGCACCTTCATGGTCCTGGGGGCGGCGCTGGCCACGCTCCTCTTCCGGATGACGCCGGTGGGCTGGCCGGTGGCGGTGCTGGTCCTGCTGGCCGCCTTCGCGTTGCTCGGCCTCTTCTTCGAAGTGGCGTTCGTGCGGCCGTTCGCCGCCAAGTCCCCGGACCAGATCCTGGTCGGGTCGATCTTGGTGACCTTCGGCTTCGCGCTCGCCGTGGAGGCGCTACTCGGGTACTACTGGGCGCGCCTGGTCGATCCCCAGCCGTCCTTCTCGCTGACCTTCCCCCGGGCTCGCGTCACCCTGCTCGGCGTCGTGTTCTCAGGTACGCGTGTGACTATCCTCGTCGTCGCGGCCGCAGCCATCGCCGCGTTCCATCTCTTCTTGAGGCGGACGCCCCTCGGCCGCGCGGTGCGCGCGCTGTCCCAGAACTACGCGGGCGCCGTGATCCTCGGCGTGAATCCGCGGCTGGTGTCCCTTACGATCTACCTCACCGGGATCACGGCCACGGCCGCCGCCGGCGCGCTGCTGGCGCTGGCCATTCCCCTCGAGCCGTATTCCGGGCTGCGCCTCACGCTGGTGGCCATGACGATCGTCGTGATCGGCGGCGTAGGAAGTCTCCCCGGCGCCCTCCTCGGCGGCGGCCTGCTCGGGATGGCGGAGGTGCTCACGGCCTACGTCCTCGGCTCGGTCTGGTCGCCGGTGGTCTCGCTCCTCGTCTTCTTCACCGTTCTGGTCGTGCGCCCGGAGGGCCTGTGGGGCCGGCGCGCGGCGTGATGCGCGTGGCCGGGGGGCTGGCGGTGGCGGTGTCCCTCCTGATCCCGCTCGTCGGCACGCGGGACCTCGTCACGGCGACCTTCTTCACCGGCCTCTACATCATTCTGGCCCTCAACTACGACATCCTGGGGGGCTTCCTCGGCTACATGACCCTCGGCCAGGGCGCGTTCTTCGGCGTGGCGGCCTACGTCACGGTGCTTCTGCTCAACAGCGCGCGGCTCGACGCCCTCGGGCGCGCGGACATGCTCGTCGCCGTCCTGGTGGCGGTGGCCGCCACCGCGCTCATGGCCTTCGGCTTCGCCTATCCGCTCTTCCGCCTGAGCGGCGCCTACTTCGCCATCGCCACCTTCGCGATGGTGCTCTTGATCCGGCACTTCATCCTCAACCTCCCGGATCTCACGGGCGGCTCCTACGGCGTCTACGTCAACCCGCGCCACTACCTGAGCCTGACCGTCGCCTATTACCTGGGCCTCGGGCTCCTCCTCGCCTCGGCCGGGCTCAACCACGCCATCGCCGGGAGCCGCCTCGGCCTCGCCGTCGCCGCCATCCGCGAGAGCGAGCTGGCGGCGTCCACGATCGGTCTCGACCTCTTCCGCGTGAAGCGGCGCGTGCTGGTCCTCAGCGCGATCCCCTCGGCCCTGGCCGGCGCCGTCTTCGGGCTGCAGGCCGGCTACATCGACGTCGACGCGGCGCTGGGCGTGGACAAAACGCTGCTGCCGGTGATCATGGCGCTGATGGGAGGAAGCGGTCGGGTGGCGGGCCCGGTAGTCGGTGGGCTCGTGGTCCGCGGGATCGACGTGATTCTAAAAAATTATCTCCATCTCACCGTGCCCGCACTGGCGATCTACGGCCTCATCCTGCTCACCATCGGGCTCCTGATGCCCGAGGGCGTGCTCAACGTCGCCGTCCGGCGACGCCGGCTGGCCGCGCGCTCTGTCTAACGGCCGCCGGCGTCGGGCCGGCGCGGCTGCCCGGACCGAGTACGTCCG
Protein-coding sequences here:
- a CDS encoding ABC transporter ATP-binding protein gives rise to the protein MLEVRDLSVAYGDLRVLWGIGFTVRQGELVALIGPNGSGKSTTLKAIAGLIDVEEGTITLDGISLLGEPPYRRIRRGLCLVPEGRGLFPAMTVEENLELGGFAVPPPEGLARAVERIYALFPILAERRRQLAGALSGGEQQMLAIGMGLVSRPRLLVLDEPSLGLAPLVVDRLYETIARLRREGLTILLVEQQVFLTLELADRAYVMETGRIRQEGSGRALLADPHVQAAYLGVASPAG
- a CDS encoding branched-chain amino acid ABC transporter permease; its protein translation is MGPARGVMRVAGGLAVAVSLLIPLVGTRDLVTATFFTGLYIILALNYDILGGFLGYMTLGQGAFFGVAAYVTVLLLNSARLDALGRADMLVAVLVAVAATALMAFGFAYPLFRLSGAYFAIATFAMVLLIRHFILNLPDLTGGSYGVYVNPRHYLSLTVAYYLGLGLLLASAGLNHAIAGSRLGLAVAAIRESELAASTIGLDLFRVKRRVLVLSAIPSALAGAVFGLQAGYIDVDAALGVDKTLLPVIMALMGGSGRVAGPVVGGLVVRGIDVILKNYLHLTVPALAIYGLILLTIGLLMPEGVLNVAVRRRRLAARSV
- a CDS encoding branched-chain amino acid ABC transporter permease, with the protein product MTLQTLLDLVLGGVSLGGIYALVAFTLSLSLATTHVLNVAHGTFMVLGAALATLLFRMTPVGWPVAVLVLLAAFALLGLFFEVAFVRPFAAKSPDQILVGSILVTFGFALAVEALLGYYWARLVDPQPSFSLTFPRARVTLLGVVFSGTRVTILVVAAAAIAAFHLFLRRTPLGRAVRALSQNYAGAVILGVNPRLVSLTIYLTGITATAAAGALLALAIPLEPYSGLRLTLVAMTIVVIGGVGSLPGALLGGGLLGMAEVLTAYVLGSVWSPVVSLLVFFTVLVVRPEGLWGRRAA